One genomic region from Phycodurus eques isolate BA_2022a chromosome 16, UOR_Pequ_1.1, whole genome shotgun sequence encodes:
- the LOC133414996 gene encoding UNC93-like protein MFSD11 isoform X1: MADWRTFNVVVLGVGFLFIFTAFTTCGNVEQTVVKSLKNDTFTGSGYHSLGIIYGVFSFSNLVAPAAVSVLGPKVTMFVSGLLYSGYVAVFIEPSTWSFYLTSVLIGVGAAMLWTAQGQFLVENSEASTINRNTGMFWALLQCSMLFGNLYIYLDWNGRTEIPDSSRKNIFLSLLVASIVGTLSFLVLRRTHQPEEEMLSEEEGQSLLATRAVYKHRANTALQEVKDDFKTMLELLKTRNILLLSPCMAYSGLELSFYSGVYGTCLGATAQFGQAAKGLIGISGMVLGVGEIIGGGLFGLVCKNNRFRRTSVVFLGMVVHFVAFYLIFLNIPEDAPLVFSTATTKSPFLTPSVSVALLCSFLLGLGDSCFNTQLYSILGSVYAEQSTPAFAIFKFIQSIFAAVAFFYSGDTLLTWQLLLMVVLGFSGTLCFFVAERMHDVDVASTGALE; the protein is encoded by the exons ATGGCTGACTGGAGGACTTTTAACGTCGTTGTTTTGGGCGTAGGATTCTTGTTTATCTTCACCgccttcaccacctgtgggaacgTAGAA CAAACGGTGGTGAAAAGTCTGAAGAATGACACCTTCACAGGAAGCGGATACCACAG TCTGGGAATCATCTATGGAGTCTTCTCATTTTCCAATTTGGTGGCGCCCGCCGCGGTGTCAGTGCTGGGGCCGAAGGTGACCATGTTTGTGAGCGGGCTACTTTACAG CGGCTACGTTGCCGTCTTCATTGAGCCATCCACGTGGTCGTTCTACTTGACGTCTGTGCTGATCGGTGTTGGTGCCGCCA TGCTGTGGACGGCTCAAGGCCAATTTCTGGTGGAGAACTCGGAAGCTTCCACCATCAACAGGAACACGGGCATGTTCTGGGCACTGCTGCAGTGCAG CATGTTATTTGGCAACCTGTACATTTACCTGGACTGGAATGGAAGAACCGAAATACCAG ACAGCAGCAGGAAGAACATCTTCCTCTCCCTGCTGGTGGCCTCCATCGTGGGGACGCTGAGCTTCCTGGTGCTGCGGAGGACTCACCAGCCCGAGGAGGAGATGCTCTCCGAGGAGGAAGGACAGTCGCTGCTCGCTACCCGTGCGGT gtACAAGCACAGAGCCAACACGGCCCTGCAGGAGGTCAAGGATGACTTCA AGACCATGCTGGAACTCCTAAAGACCAGAAACATCCTCCTCCTGAGTCCCTGCATGGCATACAGCG GCCTTGAGCTGTCCTTCTACAGCGGCGTCTACGGGACGTGCCTGGGAGCCACGGCGCAGTTTGGCCAAGCGGCCAAAGGCCTCATCGGCATCTCGGGCATGGTGCTGGGCGTGGGTGAAATCATAG GCGGAGGCTTGTTCGGCTTGGTGTGCAAGAACAATCGCTTCAGACGCACCTCGGTGGTCTTCCTGGGCATGGTGGTGCACTTCGTGGCCTTCTATCTCATCTTCCTCAACATTCCCGAGGACGCCCCCTTGGTCTTCAGCACCGCCACCACCAAGAGCCCCTTTCTCACTCCAAG CGTGTCCGTCGCCCTGCTGTGCAGCTTCCTGCTGGGCCTGGGAGACAGCTGCTTCAACACGCAGCTCTACAGCATCCTGGGCTCCGTCTACGCCGAGCAAAGCACGCCCGCCTTCGCCATCTTCAAATTCATACAG TCGATTTTTGCAGCCGTGGCGTTTTTCTACAGCGGCGACACGCTGCTAACGTGGCAGCTCCTTCTCATGGTGGTGCTGGGCTTCAGCGGCACGCTCTGTTTCTTCGTGGCCGAGCGCATGCACGACGTGGACGTCGCCTCCACGGGGGCGCTGGAAtag
- the LOC133414996 gene encoding UNC93-like protein MFSD11 isoform X2 → MSIEAVCGMSASQSGNPSSNLCVEVEKFKCCAHAPRMLPSRCIRTDEETRMSLTGGSGPSDNLLDSHICVLLAKMSENCCMLFGNLYIYLDWNGRTEIPDSSRKNIFLSLLVASIVGTLSFLVLRRTHQPEEEMLSEEEGQSLLATRAVYKHRANTALQEVKDDFKTMLELLKTRNILLLSPCMAYSGLELSFYSGVYGTCLGATAQFGQAAKGLIGISGMVLGVGEIIGGGLFGLVCKNNRFRRTSVVFLGMVVHFVAFYLIFLNIPEDAPLVFSTATTKSPFLTPSVSVALLCSFLLGLGDSCFNTQLYSILGSVYAEQSTPAFAIFKFIQSIFAAVAFFYSGDTLLTWQLLLMVVLGFSGTLCFFVAERMHDVDVASTGALE, encoded by the exons ATGTCAATTGAAGCAGTTTGTGGCATGTCCGCCTCACAGTCTGGAAATCCGAGTTCGAATCTCTGTGTGGAAGTTGAGAAGTTCAAATGTTGTGCACACGCACCACGAATGCTCCCATCTCGCTGCATTCGCACTGATGAAGAAACTCGCATGAGTCTCACTGGTGGCAGTGGACCATCTGATAATCTGCTTGACTCACATATTTGTGTGTTGCTTGCAAAAATGTCAGAGAATTGTTG CATGTTATTTGGCAACCTGTACATTTACCTGGACTGGAATGGAAGAACCGAAATACCAG ACAGCAGCAGGAAGAACATCTTCCTCTCCCTGCTGGTGGCCTCCATCGTGGGGACGCTGAGCTTCCTGGTGCTGCGGAGGACTCACCAGCCCGAGGAGGAGATGCTCTCCGAGGAGGAAGGACAGTCGCTGCTCGCTACCCGTGCGGT gtACAAGCACAGAGCCAACACGGCCCTGCAGGAGGTCAAGGATGACTTCA AGACCATGCTGGAACTCCTAAAGACCAGAAACATCCTCCTCCTGAGTCCCTGCATGGCATACAGCG GCCTTGAGCTGTCCTTCTACAGCGGCGTCTACGGGACGTGCCTGGGAGCCACGGCGCAGTTTGGCCAAGCGGCCAAAGGCCTCATCGGCATCTCGGGCATGGTGCTGGGCGTGGGTGAAATCATAG GCGGAGGCTTGTTCGGCTTGGTGTGCAAGAACAATCGCTTCAGACGCACCTCGGTGGTCTTCCTGGGCATGGTGGTGCACTTCGTGGCCTTCTATCTCATCTTCCTCAACATTCCCGAGGACGCCCCCTTGGTCTTCAGCACCGCCACCACCAAGAGCCCCTTTCTCACTCCAAG CGTGTCCGTCGCCCTGCTGTGCAGCTTCCTGCTGGGCCTGGGAGACAGCTGCTTCAACACGCAGCTCTACAGCATCCTGGGCTCCGTCTACGCCGAGCAAAGCACGCCCGCCTTCGCCATCTTCAAATTCATACAG TCGATTTTTGCAGCCGTGGCGTTTTTCTACAGCGGCGACACGCTGCTAACGTGGCAGCTCCTTCTCATGGTGGTGCTGGGCTTCAGCGGCACGCTCTGTTTCTTCGTGGCCGAGCGCATGCACGACGTGGACGTCGCCTCCACGGGGGCGCTGGAAtag
- the ubfd1 gene encoding ubiquitin domain-containing protein UBFD1: MATQDGTQVTMQTDAKPEQEEEDAPLGETTEKGDSESASDAGNAAGNAATQDSSGISNGDDNAEDEGEMVDLKIIWNKIKYDLRIPLDSTGAKLKERIHSLTGLPPAMQKVMYKGLVPEDKTLREMKVTSGAKIMVVGSTINDVLAVSTPKEVMQQEVKAEENKKEPLCRQKQHRKVLDKGKPDDVMPAIKGTKERLPTVPLSGMYNKSGGKVRLTFKLEQDQLWIGTKERTEKVPMGSIKNVVSEPIEEHEDYHMMAFQLGPTEASQYWVYWVPTQFVDAIKDTVLGKWQYF, encoded by the exons ATGGCGACCCAGGATG GAACTCAAGTTACAATGCAAACGGACGCAAAGCCAgagcaagaggaggaagacgcaCCTCTGGGGGAAACTACGGAGAAGGGAGACTCAGAATCGGCGTCTGACGCGGGAAACGCCGCCGGTAATGCCGCCACTCAGGACTCTTCTGGCATCAGCAACGGGGACGACAACGCCGAGGACGAGGGCGAGATGGTGGACTTGAAGATCATCTGGAACAAGATCAAATATGACTTGAGGATCCCCCTGGATAGCACCGGAGCGAAACTAAAAGAGAGGATCCACTCGCTCACCG GTCTTCCGCCAGCCATGCAGAAGGTGATGTACAAAGGCCTGGTCCCGGAGGACAAGACGCTACGGGAGATGAAGGTGACGAGCGGCGCCAAGATCATGGTGGTGGGCTCCACCATAAACGACGTGCTGGCCGTCAGCACGCCCAAAGAGGTCATGCAGCAGGAGGTGAAGGCCGAGGAGAACAAGAAGGAGCCGCTATGCAGACAAAAG caacacaGGAAAGTTCTGGACAAAGGTAAACCTGACGATGTAATGCCGGCTATTAAAGGAACAAAA GAGCGACTACCGACCGTGCCTTTATCCGGAATGTACAATAAGTCCGGAGGAAAAGTAAGACTCACATTTAAACTGGAGCAGGATCAGCTGTGGATCGGGACTAAAG agAGGACAGAGAAAGTCCCAATGGGCTCCATCAAAAATGTGGTTTCTGAGCCTATTGAAGAGCACGAGGACTATCACATGATG GCGTTCCAGCTGGGTCCGACAGAAGCGTCACAGTATTGGGTCTACTGGGTGCCCACGCAGTTTGTGGACGCAATCAAAGACACGGTCCTGGGGAAGTGGCAGTATTTCTAA
- the rmi2 gene encoding recQ-mediated genome instability protein 2: MSSGVMDKPEDAAGERKRAPPVKVLSGQLRTATEVRGSSVWLVRLGRALSLPVSLVWMQGTVLEVQLELGTVLLMDETGTFTVQGVNSVPKGKPCLSSGKYVMVMGVVQAVSPEPVVRAVKLADLSEHATLHRQMWKLEVEDLQRVLARPASVGP; encoded by the exons ATGTCGTCTGGCGTAATGGACAAACCAGAAGACGCAGCCGGTGAGCGGAAGCGCGCCCCCCCGGTGAAGGTCCTGTCCGGCCAGCTGAGGACTGCGACGGAGGTACGGGGGAGCTCCGTTTGGCTCGTCAGGCTGGGcagggctctttccctgccggTCTCGCTGGTGTGGATGCAGGGCACCGTGCTGGAGGTGCAGTTGGAGCTCGGCACCGTGCTGCTCATGGACGAGACGGGCACGTTCACAGTCCAGGGCGTCAACAGTGTGCCTAAAGGGAAACCGTGTTTGTCTTCGG GTAAATATGTGATGGTGATGGGCGTGGTCCAGGCAGTCTCCCCGGAGCCGGTGGTCCGCGCCGTCAAGCTGGCCGACCTCTCCGAGCACGCCACGCTGCACagacagatgtggaagctgGAGGTGGAGGATCTGCAGCGGGTGCTGGCTCGCCCCGCCTCTGTCGGACCATGA